Proteins encoded by one window of Agelaius phoeniceus isolate bAgePho1 chromosome 5, bAgePho1.hap1, whole genome shotgun sequence:
- the PEX26 gene encoding peroxisome assembly protein 26 → MRAEPPAWAPGPAQAAALLEEAADLLVLHRDFAAAVERCEAGCDSLGPGPGPGPGPGPGPGPGPGPGPGHESFAEVKCSLCVVGIQALAEMNRWREVLSWVLQYYHVPEHLPPKVLELCILLYSKVREPQVMLEVGSSWLGSPANQRLPEFGSLLELYLAQVLLPLGRFGAAEELVRGCSALDSERRLQLLGTIGDSRCRWARREEETRPGAEEQQDPATETLLGVLSQKLLTMLTLLRRALRSMSNHFYLLPYKKMLLATFLLYLVVVRLDPASPTSLPFIYKLVQLFRQAWAAVLSPIHRPPIRD, encoded by the exons ATGAGGGCCGAGCCGCCCGCTTGGGCCCCGGGGCCGGCGCAGGCGGCCGCGCTGTTGGAGGAGGCGGCGGatctgctggtgctgcaccGCGACTTCGCCGCCGCCGTGGAGCGCTGCGAGGCGGGCTGCGACAGCCtgggccccggccccggccccggccccggccccggccccggccccggccccggccccggccccggccccggccacGAGAG TTTTGCAGAAGTGAAATGCTCCCTTTGTGTTGTGGGGATCCAGGCGCTGGCCGAGATGAACCGGTGGAGAGAAGTTCTGTCTTGGGTTCTGCAGTACTACCATGTGCCTGAACATCTGCCTCCAAAGGTTCTGGAGCTGTG CATCCTGCTGTACAGCAAAGTGAGAGAGCCGCAGGTGATGCTGGAGGTCGGCAGCAGCTGGCTGGGATCCCCGGCCAACCAGAGGCTGCCCGAGTTCGGCTCGCTGCTGGAGCTGTACCTGGCGCAGGTGCTGCTGCCGCTGGGGCGCTTCGGGGCCGCGGAGGAGCTGGTGCGGGGCTGCTCCGCCTTGGACAGCGAGCGGCGGCTGCAGCTCCTCGGCACCATCGGCGACAGCCGCTGCCGCTGGGCTCGGCGGGAGGAGGAGACACGCCCgggggctgaggagcagcaggacccAGCCACAGAAACGCTTCTGG GAGTGCTGTCCCAAAAGCTCCTGACCATGTTGACATTGCTACGTAGAGCACTGAGGTCCATGTCAAACCACTTCTATTTACTTCCTTACAAGAAGATGCTCTTGGCAACTTTTTTGCTGTACCTGGTGGTGGTGAGATTAGACCCAG CTTCTCCCACGTCCCTGCCATTCATTTACAAACTGGTCCAGCTCTTCCGACAGGCTTGGGCAGCTGTGCTTTCTCCAATCCACAGGCCTCCAATTCGAGACTGA